Within the Solwaraspora sp. WMMA2056 genome, the region GGAGATCAGACGACGGTGAGCTACATGTCCCACGGGAACATCTTCGGCACCAACAAGGCCAAGGACCTCCTGCTCGTCGAATCGTGGCGGCCCCAGAACCTCATGTACTGGCCTCGCGGCACGGCTGGCCGTCGGGTCCACGATGCATACGGCAGTCACGTCGGCAACTACGTCTGCACCATGCGTGAGTACGACGAGTTCTGCGACATGCAGGTGCAGGCGACCGGCGAGTACGTCGACATCGGCTATCTGATCGGGCCGCTGGTCCGAGCGGAGAAGTCCGACGGCGGGTGTGTGTTCACCACGGACCGGCTCGGCGGCCCTGTCTACACCGTGCGGGAGGACGGCTACTCCGTCAATGCGCGCGGCACACTGAGCGCCGGGGTGCTCGACACCGTCTGCCCCATCTACCAGGGCACCGTTGCTGGCTCCAGCGTCATCTGGTACGTCGACATCATGGACAGCCTCGCCGAGTACGGGGCCACCATCGCCACGTCCTGATCATCCGCCGAGGGCGGCGTCACCACTTTGCACAGCGGTGACGCCGTTCTCATCACTAGGGCTACTGCAGGGCATCGGACAGTGCGGCGCGGCTGTTGACCCAGACGACCAGCAGCGCGCAGCCGGGCAGTGTTGACAGTGCCAGCAGCGGCGCCTGGTTGACCGACAGCAGGGCGGCCAGCAGCACGACCAGGCTGAGCAGGCTCAACGGTGTCCGCCGTACCGCCGACCAGATCGCGGTCCGGACGGCCGCGCGCACGCCCAGGCCCGGGGCCAGCTCGACCAGGGCCAGCAGCAGGACCGTCGCGGCCAGAACCACGACGGCGGTGACGACCAGCAGCGGTACGAGCACCGCCGCAGCACCGGCGTCGTGCAGCCAGACGATGTCGGTCACCAGGACCGCCACCAGCGCCGTCGCCACCGACCAGCGCCGCGTCGCTGCGGCGAAGTTCCGCCGGTACGCGCGGAAGTACTCACGTACCGGTGCCCGGTCGTCGTCCTCGGCCTGCCGCAGGTAGCCGAACGCGGCGGCGACCGCCGGCCCGACGCCGACAGTCAGCAGCCCGAAGAAGACCGGGTAGCGCCACGGTTGGGCGACGACGGCGAGCGCGACCAGCAGCGGCAGGTTGGTGATGGCCAGCCCGAGGTTGACCACCAGCACCCGGTGCACCAGCGACCAGATGACCGACCAGGTGTCCGCGCCGACGTTGACCCGCGCGGCCAGCGACGGCCGCAGCGGTTGGCGCACCCCGGCCGCGCTCACTTCAACCCACTCGTGGCGATGCCCTGCACAAAGTAGCGCTGCCCGAGCAGGAAGACGACCAGGATCGGCAGGATCGACAGCACCGAGCCGGTCATGATCATGGCGTACTCGGCTTCGTAGAGGCCGATGAAGGTCCGTAGCCCGATCTGTACGGTCCAGAGGTCGTTGCTGGTCAGGTAGATGAACGGTCCCATGTAGTCGTTCCAGGTGTTGACGAAGGTGAGCAGCGCCAGGCTGGCCAGCGCTGGCTTGGACAACGGCAGCACGATCCGCGCCCAGATGCCGTACTCGCTGAGCCCGTCGATGCGGGCGGCCTCGGTCAGCTCGTCGGGGATGGTCAGGTAGTACTGGCGCATCAGGAACACGCCGAATGCGCCGAACGCCTGCAGCAGGATCAGCGACAGGTGGGTGTTCACCAGGCCGAGCCGTTCCATGATGATGTACTGCGGCACCATGTACGCCTGCCACGGCACGGCGATCGTGGCGATGTAGGCGAGGAACAGCACGTCGCGGCCCGGGAAACTGATCTTCGCGAAGCCGTACGCGGCGAAGCTGCCGGTCAGCACCTGCAGGAACGTGATGGTGACGCTGAGGAACATCGAGTTGTACAGGTAGGTGCCGAGCGGGATCCGGTCCCAGATGCGCAGGTAGTTGTCGAAGTGGAACTCCTGCGGGATCCACTGGATCGGCACCGTCAGCACCTGCGAGTCCAGTTTGACCGAGGAGACCAGCATCCAGGCGAACGGCACCAGGACGGCCAGGCCGAGGACGGTGAGCAGGATCTGCCCGACGGCCCGCCGCAGCAGCGTGAGGCTCATTGTTCACCCCTTCGCTGCAGCCGGAACTGGACCACGGTGATCACCAGGACGATGACGAACAGCACCATGGCGATCGCCGACGAGTAGCCGAACCGGCCCTGGGTGATGCCCTCGCGGAAGATCAACTGGGACAGCACCAGGGTGGCGCGGCCCGGACCGCCCTCGGTCATCACCTGGATCAGGTCGAACACCTTGAAGCTGGAGATGGTCAACATGATCAGGACGAAGAAGGTGGTGGGCCGCAGCGACGGCACGGTGATGTGCCGGAACCGCTGCCAGGCCGAGGCCCCGTCGGTGCGGGCCGCCTCGTACAGCTCGGGCGGGATGGTCTGCAGCCCGGCCAGGTAGAGCACCATGTAGTAGCCCATGTCCCGCCAGACGCTGGTGATGATGACCGCCGGCATCGCCCAGGTCGTCGAGGTGGTCCAGCCGGGTGGGTTGTCGATGCCGATCGCCCGCAGCAGCTGGTTGACCGGCCCGGCGTCGGGGTTGAACAGCATGTTCCACACCACGGCCACCGCGACCAGGGCGGTGATGTAGGGGAAGAACAACGCGGTACGGAAGAACCGGACGCCGCGCATCGCCCGGTTGAGCAGTACGGCGAAGCCGAGCGCGGCGACCAGGGTCAACGGGATGTGCCCGACCGCGTAGTAGGTGGTGTTGTACAGCGCGGTCCAGAACGTCTCGCTGCCCACCATGCGGCGGAAGTTGTCCAGCCCGACCCATTCGGGGCTGCTGTAGGAGTTCCACTCCATGAAGGCCAGCGCCAGGGCGGCGACCACCGGCACCAGGGTGAGCGCGGCGAATCCGATGAAGTTCGGCAGGATGAAGCTCCAGCCGGCCAGGGTGTTGCGTCGGCGCAGCCGACGGGCCGCCCCGGTGCCCGGCGGCGAACCGCCGGGCACCGGGGTGCGTACGGTGTCGATCGGAGTGTGGATCGCCATGGTGGGGGTCAGTCGACCTCGGAGGTGACCCGCTTGCCCATCTCGGCGAGTCCGGCGTCGAGCTCCCGCTCCCCGATCATGATCAGCTCGTGTTCCTCGGTGAGGATGACGTCCACGTCGGAGGACTTCTCGCTGACCGGCATCTCCAGCATCACCTCGTCGGGCTGGAACGCCGCCTGGGCGACCTCGTCGTTGGTCATGCCCTCGACGCCGAAGTAGGTCTCGGTGATCGACTCGTCGGAGTACGCCGGGTAGACGCCGATGCTGGCGATCGCGGCCGCGCCCTCGGGGCCGGCGGCCCAGGCCACGAAGGTCCGGGCGGCGTCGGCGTTGCGGGCCTTGTTGTTGACCGCGAACGCGGTCGGCGAGCCGAAGGTGGTGACCGGACCGCCCTCGGTGACCTGCGGCAGCGGGGCGATGCCCCAGTCGACGTCGATGCTGCCGGCCTTCTTCTCCTCGATCAGCCGGGCGGCGTACCAGGTGCCCATCGGCAGCATCGCGGCCTGGCCGGTGGAGAACATCGTGTGGTACTGGACCTTCTGCGTCGACGCGGTCGCCCAGGGCATCGTGGCACCGGCGGCCTGCAGGTCGAGCACCATCTGGTAGCGGTCCTTGAGGAACCCGTACTCGCCGCCGATCAGGTCACCGCCGCTCTGCGCCGCCGCCGTCGAGTGGATGATGGAGCGCCAGGTGTGGTGGTAGGTGCCGTACACGGTGTCCTGGCCGCTGCCGCTGGTCAGCTGCTTGGCCAGGTCGGCGTACTCGGTCCAGGTGAGGTTGGTCAGGTCGGCGCCGGTGTCGGCCAGCATGGCCTTGTTGTAGTACAGGACCCAGAAGTCCTGCCGGTACGGCAGCGCGAAGTAGTCCCCGTCGATGTCGAACGGCTGCAGGCCGAGGTACTTGCTCTCGTCGAGGGCGGCGGCCTCGTCGGCCACCGACGCCAACTGGCCGCGCAGCGCGTACCGGGAGTAGTCGGTGACGTTCTTCATGGTGAGTACGTCGGTTTGGTCACCGCCGGCGAGCATGGTGGTGACCTTCTCGGCGTAGTCGTCGGCGAGGATGTCCACCGGCTGCACGTCGATGTCCGGATGCGCGGCTTCGAACCCGTCGATCAGCGCGGCGAACTCGGGGGTGCTGTCGTAGTTCCACAGCGCGACGGTGAGGATCTGCCGGCCGTCGCTGCCGACGGCCGGTTCGTCGCCGCCGCCGCAGCCGGCGGTGGCCAGAAGCAGGGCGGCGGCGGCTGCCGCTGCGGTGATGCGTCGGTTCATGTGGTGACTCCTTAACTTGCGGGGGGGGGTGCGGGGTGCGGGGGTGAGTCGGGTGGACGGGACGGGTGCGGGTGGCGGTCAGGCGTGCAGCGTGAACGCCTCGGCGGTGACCTCGGCGTGCAGCGGTTGGGCGGTGGTCCACCGGGCGAGTTCGTCGAGGGTGTGGTCGGTGAGACGGCGGATCTCCGTACCGAGCGATCCGGCCAGGTGCGGGCTGACCATGACGTTCGGGGCCGCCCGCAGGGCGGCGTCGGCGGGCAGCGGCTCGGGGTCGGTGACGTCGAGGATCGCGTACAGCCGGCCGGATCGGCATTCGGCGGCGAGCGCCGCCGGGTCGACCAGGCTCCCCCGGGCCGTGTTGATCACCGTGGCGTGGTCGGGCAGCAGCGCGAGTTCGGCCGCGCCGATCATGCGGTACGTGCTGGGCAGCTCCGGCGCGTGCAGGGTGAGGATCTCGCTGTGCGGCAGCATCTCGGGCAGGTCGACCAGGGTCGCGCCGGCGGCGGCGACCTCGGCCGGGTCGGCGTACGGGTCGGCGACCAGGCAGCGGGCGGTGTCGAGGCAGCCGATCAGGTCCACCACCCGCCGGCCGATCCGGGAGAAACCGACCACTCCGATGGTGCGGCGGTAGTTGGACAGGTCGCCGTGGCCGTGGTGGTGGCTCCAGCCGCGGTACGCCCGGTCGGGGTCGGCCGCGATGAACGGCACCTTCTTGCCGGCGAAGATGATCGCCGCGAGGGTGTACTCGGCCACCGGGACGGCGTTGGCGTCGGCTGCGGTGCTGACCCGGATGCCCCGGTGCCACACCTCGTCGCTGACCAGTGACCGGACGCTGCCGGCGGCGTGGAAGACCGCCCGCAGCGCCGGCGCGGCGGCGAGTCGGTCGGAGGTCAACCGGGGTGCCCCCCACGAGGTCAGCAGGACCTCGACGGTCGCCAGCCGGGCTCGCGCCGACGGCGAGTCGAGTTCGTCGACCCAGACCGGCTCGGCGAGGTCGACGAGCTGGCCGAGCCGCTGCAGGCGGGGCCCGTCGAAGTGGGCCCGGTAGGAGTCCCGGTCCATCACGACGAGGGCCTGCGGCGAGGGCTGCACCGGCAACGTTTCTCCTCGATGACGAATCTCCGGCCGACGGTTGTCGTCGTGAGAACCACTTGGATTCGCCGATGTGACATGGTTAACCTTCGCCGAACAGGGTCGCTAGCAGTCGTTCCTACTTGTTCAGAAACGATCGCAAACGAACATCGACGGGAGGCGGTACGGTGCCGGCGGACCGGATGTTCAACCTGCAGCGACGCGAACGGCTGCTGGAGGAGTTGCGCCGCCACGGCGCGGTACGGGTCAAGGACCTGGCACCGCTGCTGGGCGTGAGCGAACTGACCGTACGGCGGGACATCGCCGCCCTGGCCGAGAGCCACCTGCTGACCAAGGTGCACGGCGGCGCGACCCTGCCCACCCAGTTGGGGCCCGCGCCACGACGCCCCCGGGTGGCACCGACCCGGTTCACCATCGGCATGGTCGTGCCGTCGCTGGACTACTACTGGCCGCAGATCGTCACCGGTGCCCGCAGCGCGGCCGCCTCCCTCGGCGTCCACATCCAGCTGCGCGGATCCAGCTACGACCTGGCCGAGGACCGCCGGCAGATCAGCCGGTTGATCGACGCACAGCAGGTGCAGGGGCTGCTGCTGGCGCCGAGCCTCGACGGCGACGGCGCCGCCGAGATGATCCGCTGGATCGGCGACCTGCCGGTGCCGACCATCCTGGTCGAACGGCAGACTCCCCGCTGGACACCGACCCGCCAGCAGCTCGAATGGGTCCGCAGCGACCACGCCCTCGGGCTGGAGATCGCCGTCCGTCACCTGCACGCCCACGGCCACCGCCGGATCGGGCTGGTGCTGTCCAAGGGCAGCCCCACCTCCGCACACCTCGCCCAGGGCTGGGAGCTGGCCTGCGCCGACCTCGGCCTCCCCGCCGACCTGGTGATCCGGGAGGCGGTGGCGTTGGACGCCCCCGGCCACCGCACGATCATCGGCGACGTACTGCGGCGCTGCCGACGCGAAGGGGTGAGCGCGCTGATCGTGCACGGCGACCCGGATGCCATGTCGGTGGCCCAGTACTGCGCCGAGCAGGGGCTGGCCATCCCCGACCAGCTTGCCCTGGTGTCGTACGACGACGAGGTGGCGCACCTGGCCGAGCCGGCGCTGACCGCCGTACGGCCGCCGAAGCACCAGGTGGGCCGGGTCGCCGTCGAGTTGATGGTCGCCCGGCTGGTGGAGGGCCGCCGCCGGCCGGCACAACGGGTGCTGATCACCCCCGACCTGGTGATCCGTGACTCGTCCACGCCCCGGCCGGCCCGCTGACCCCGCGCCGTCGACAGCACGGACGGTTCAGCGGGGGGCGGCCGGCAGCAACAGGGTCGAGGTGTGCCCGTCGGGCCAGCGGACGGCGACGGTGTCCCCGTCGGGGCCGGCGGTCACCGTCACGGCCGGCAGCGGGCCGGCAGTGTCCGTCGGCACGCCGGTCAGCAGGACCGCCGCGACGTGCACCTGGCCGACGGTCGGCGGCGTGGCGGTCCGCAGCACCGGCACCGCCACGTGGTCACCCAACGGCGAGGTGGACCGCTCCCGGCGTACCAGTGCATGGGTGAAGCCGGCCAGGCCGACCAGCCGGGACGTGACCGCGGCACCGGCCACGACGCACGTCGGGGGGTCGACGCCGGTGCGCGCCGACGGCGCTACGGCATCCGCCACCGGCCAGCCGCTGAACTCCAGCACGGTGCCGTCGTCGATGCCGTCGGTCGAGTCGAGCCGGGCCAGCCGTACCTCGATCGCTCCGCGCACCACCGAGGCCATCGTCACCACCGGGCCCCGGCGGACCGGTCCGGCGCGGCCGGAGCCGTGGTCCGGGCCGGTGTCGTCGGCGGTGTCGACCCAGCGCGTCGCGGCCCGGGAGACCGCCTGGCCGACCCCGTCGACCACCCGGCAGTCGAGGGCCACGAACCCGTTGCGGTGGCCGCGTCGGCCGCCTGCGTCGACGAGCGTGACCGAGTTGTCCGACGGGTCGCCGACGGTTTCGCCGGTCAGCGGCGGCATCGTCGCCGTCGAGTAGCCGAGCCGGGCGTACAGCGGCGAGTCGGCCCGCTCGTCACCCGGCACCGAGTGGTCGGTGCCGTGGTTGACCACCCGGACCACACCGTCGCAGCGGGTGCCGGCGATCAACCAGCCCGGCGTCGGTGCCGCCACCAGCAGATCCGCCCGCTCGACCGGCAACGGCTCCTCGGTCGCCGTCCACACCGGATGATCGGCCGGCAGGGCCAGCCCCAGCATCCCCTTCGCCGCCCAGTACGGCGACCCGGGACCGGAGTACGACTGAGCCATCGCCGGCCACTCGTGATGCCAGCCCAGCGTCAGCAGCCCCCGCCGGTCCGGTGCCCCGTGCCCGTGGAAGTACCGCAGCATCCCGCTGGCCGCCCGGCGCAACTGCCCCGGCGGGGCCTCGGTCGCACCGGTCATCGCCGCCACCCACAGCGGCGCGGCGGCGGCGAACCGGTAGCTGAGGCTGCGGCCCTGCATCAGCGGGGCACCGTCGGCGCCGACCAGCCGCAGGGCGTCGTCGACGTACGCCGACAGCCGTGACCGCCACAGCTGGCGCAGGTCGTCGGGGCATCCGTCGCCGGCCTGATCCGCCCAGAGCAGCGGGTAGACGTGCAACGCCCAGCCGACATAGTGGTCGTAGGACCGTTCCGGGCCGTCGGAGTACCAGCCGTCGGCCCGGTACAGCGACTCGTGCACCGCCAGCCCCGACTCGATGTCCTGCGCCGACCAGGGGCCGCCGACCGAACGCAGAAACGTCTCCACGACGATCTGGAACCACACCCAGTTGATCGGCGGGTACGGCTGACCGACGACGGTCGCCAGCCAGTCGACGGTGCGTTGCCGGGTCGCCTCGTCGAGCCGGTCCCACAGCCACGGCCGGGTCAGGTGCAGGCCGAGCGCGATCGAGCAGGCCTCGACCTTGGCCTGGTCGAGGCGGTCCGGGCGCGGCCAGGCGGTCGGCGCGGTCGGATCGGTGCCGGCGCGCAGCCCGGCGGCGTACCAGTCGGCCAGCCCGTGCGGGTCGGCGCCGGCCTCACCGCGCAGCCGGATCGCCGCCAGCAGGAACGACCGGGAGAACGCCTCCAGCGAGTCGCTGTCCGGTCCGTACGCGCTGGCCGGGCCGGGCAGGTCGATCCGGGCGTGGTCGGGCGAGGCGTACGGGCGCAGCGCCAGCAGCATCCGGTCGGCGGCCGCCGCCCAGTGCGCGCGGGTGTAACCGCTGTACGGCGACAGCCGCCGGTCCTCGGTGATCATGCGGAGCCTCCGGAAATGGTCACGGTGACGGACCCGCTCGGGCGGGCTGGCAGGGTGAGGACCAGCCGGTGCACCGCGTCGCCCCAGCTCTCGCGCAGCAGTGGGTCGTCGACCGGCTGCCGCTGCAGTTCGCCGGTGCCCAGCCGCGGATCCCAGCCCAGCACGGCCACCGCGCCGTTGAGCGCCCGGACGGCGAGCCGACCGGCGCTGTGGGTCAGCGGTGCACCGGCGACGACGTGGTGCAGCCGCAGGTCGGCGGGGTCGTCGACCCGCCACCGCTCGGTGACGGCGACCGTCGACAGGAGGCGGTCCAGCCGTACCTGCCGCCGCCAGGACCGGCAGCCGGCCTCCGGCGGGTACGCGGCGGCCAGGTCGAGCCGCAGCGCGTCGGCGTCGGCGTCGGTGTCGACGACGACCGACGAGGCCCGGAAGGTGCGGCCCGGGGCCTGCCCGTGGCCGCCCACGACCGGCAGGTTGTGCCATTCGCTGCGGGTGACCCACTGCTCGTAGCGGCGGTCGGTGAAGGAGATCGCGGTGTAGGTGGGCTGGCCGAGGTCGACCAGCACCGGGGTGCCGTCGAGCGCGACGAGGTACGAGCCGACGTCGTTGTGGTTGTGGTTCTCGTCGTTGTGCCCGCCCTTGACCGCCACGGCCAGCCCGCGTGGGCTGCCGGCCCGCTCCCGGCTGACCAGCAGCTGCAGGTCGGGCAGCCAGGTGGTGGCGGGCAGCGGCGACGCGGCCGGCGGCAGGCTGGCCAGCGGCGGTACGGCCGGCGGCGGGGTCGTCCACTGCGGATCGGTCAGGCCGAGCACCGCCCGGCCCAGCCCGGCGTCCACCGTCACGGCGGGTTCACCCGGAACCCGGTGGCTGGCGGCGTGCGCCACGACCTGCTGGTCGCCGGTGGCCCGACCCCACCGGTGCAGCACCTGCCACGGCTGCGCGGCGCTCGGCCGGGCCGGCCCGTCACCGACGTTGACGTACCAGCCGTCACCGAGAGCCATCCGGTGCGGGTAGCGGGCCAGCTGCGGCAGCGGCGGCCACCGCCACGGGGCCAACTGTCCGTCGAGGACCCGGTCGAGCAGGTCGAGGGTCTCGGCCAGCCGGGCCGGGCCGTTCCACCAGTACGCGTACCCCTCGTCGCAGCCGCCGTCGGCGGGCAGCGAGCCGAGGTAGCGGTCGAGTCCGTCGACGACCAGATCCACCACCCGGTCCCGGGTCGGCGGATCGTCGACCAGGAACAGCGCGGCGGCCAGCAGGTGGCCGTGGATCCACGGGTTCCAGTTGTGCAGGTGCCCGTCCAGGCCGAGCCAGTGCCATTCACGACTGCCCAGGAACGGCTCGACCACCCGTACCCGGGTCTCCCGGCGGATCCGCTGGCGCAGCCCCGGCACCAGGTCATCGAGCGCCGCGCCGAGGATCAGGTCGGCCCAGGCCAGTACGGCCACCGTCTCGGCCGCGCCGAGGTCCAGGAACGGCCGGTCGGTGTCGGGCACCACCTGGCCGGCCTCGGTGGCGAACCGTTCGTGCGCGGCCCAGCACCAGGTGCTCTGCTCACACAGCTGCAGCAGCCCGTCGGCGGCCTCGTCGAGGTAGGGCTGGCCGTGCAGCGCGGCGGCCAGCGCCGCCGTGGCGGTACGCCGCCGCAGCTCACCGGCGGGCTGCTCGTACGCGGTGCGGACCCCGTCGCGCCAGTAGCGGGCATAGTCCGACAGCAGCAGCCGGGGCCAGGCGGTGCCCCGGTCGGCCTCGGCGGCGGCCACGACGGCCCGCACCGTCAGGTCGTCGGCGTACGGCCAGGCCGCCCGGCCGGTGCCGGTGGTGACCCCGATCGCCTGCCGCGCCCTGCCGAGCGCCGCCGCCCGCAGGCCCGGTTCCAGCGCCGCCCATCGGCGGGCGAGCGGCCCCGGCTCGGCCGTTGCCGCTGCCGCCGGCCCTGGTTCAGCCGCCATGACGGTCTGCGATCAGCTGGGCCAGCGACGCCGTCTCGGTGGCGACCCGGTCCGGGTCGTCGTCGACCACGAACTCCAACAAGGCGTCAAAGTCGCGACCGGCGGCGCGCAGCACCGCGAAGACCTCGGACCAGAGCCGGTCACGGGCGGTCAACGGCAGCCGCTCGTAGCGCGGCCACCAGGAGAAGACGTGCACCGCGTCGACCCAGGGCAGCACCTGGCGCAGGTCGGCGACGGCGGCGGCGTCGGGCAGGTCGAGCGGCGGCTGCCAGTACGTGCGTACCGCCGGATGATCGACCTCGGTGAGCAGCCGCAGCGTCGACGCGGCCGTGTCGGTCAACGTGCCCGAGTGGTACTCGAAGGCCAGGGTGACGCCAACGTCGGCGGCCCGCCGCGCAGCCGCCTGGGTGGCGGTCACGACCGCGCGGCGCTGGTCGGCGCTGGCCTGCGCCGAGCCGAGGTCACCGGCCCAGATCCGGACACGGGGGGCGCCGAGCGCGACCGCGCTGGCGAGTACGGCCGGGAAGTCCTCGGCCGGGTCGGCACCGACCCGGTGGTAGGAGCCGTACGAGGCGACCGTGACACCCCGGTCCCGGCCGGCGTCGCGCACGTCGGCGGCGGCCCGGACCTCCCCCGGCGGTACGTGGACGTCGGCTCCCCACTCGATGCGGTGCAGGCCGGCGCGGGCGGCGACATCGAGTACGGCGAGCGCCGACTCCTGCCGCAGGGTGACCGAACACATGCCACTGTGGATCTTCGGGCTCGTCGCCGGCACGCGCCCTCCTCGCTGGGTCGGCAAGCGCTTTCCGCGAGACCCTAGAGCAGCGGTTTGGGCGAACGCAACCACTACGGTCGACCGCCGCAGGCCCAGCTCGTCGAACGAGGTACGGGCGCACGGCTCTCAGCCTGACGCCACCTTCGCGTAGCCTGACGCCGCACTGCTCGACTTTTCCAAATATGGAGTCCCGATATGTCGTTCACCGCAGCTGTCCGCTCGGCGCTCACCCGGTACGTCGGGTTTCGCGGGCGAGCCCGCCGTGCGGAATACTGGTGGTTCGTCCTTTTCACGGCCATCGTTGCCGTCGTGGCGTCGATCCTCGACGTTACGCTGGGCACCGGCTTCGAAGGAGAGGGCATCGGCGTCTTCTACATGATCGCCATCCTGGGGATCGCGCTACCTTCGCTGGCGGTCGCCGTACGCCGCCTGCATGACACCGAACGATCCGGCTGGTGGGTGCTGATCTCGCCAGTCCCGCTGATCGGCCCCCTCACGATGTTGATCTTCACCGTTCAGGAGGGATCCCCCGGCCCCAACCGGTTCGGTCCCAGCCCGAAGTAGGCCGACGAGACCACCGAGCACCGACCTGAAGTCCGGTGGCCCAGCCACAGTGACGGGTTCGGCCGCCCATAAAGGATCTTGCGGAAAGTTGTTGGCGGCCGGGCCACGTCGTGCTCTCACCTGTGTCAGATCCCACGACAAGGGAGAACACAGTGAACAATCGACTGGTACGACTCACGCTGGCCGC harbors:
- a CDS encoding YesL family protein, with the translated sequence MSAAGVRQPLRPSLAARVNVGADTWSVIWSLVHRVLVVNLGLAITNLPLLVALAVVAQPWRYPVFFGLLTVGVGPAVAAAFGYLRQAEDDDRAPVREYFRAYRRNFAAATRRWSVATALVAVLVTDIVWLHDAGAAAVLVPLLVVTAVVVLAATVLLLALVELAPGLGVRAAVRTAIWSAVRRTPLSLLSLVVLLAALLSVNQAPLLALSTLPGCALLVVWVNSRAALSDALQ
- a CDS encoding carbohydrate ABC transporter permease, whose product is MSLTLLRRAVGQILLTVLGLAVLVPFAWMLVSSVKLDSQVLTVPIQWIPQEFHFDNYLRIWDRIPLGTYLYNSMFLSVTITFLQVLTGSFAAYGFAKISFPGRDVLFLAYIATIAVPWQAYMVPQYIIMERLGLVNTHLSLILLQAFGAFGVFLMRQYYLTIPDELTEAARIDGLSEYGIWARIVLPLSKPALASLALLTFVNTWNDYMGPFIYLTSNDLWTVQIGLRTFIGLYEAEYAMIMTGSVLSILPILVVFLLGQRYFVQGIATSGLK
- a CDS encoding sugar ABC transporter permease gives rise to the protein MAIHTPIDTVRTPVPGGSPPGTGAARRLRRRNTLAGWSFILPNFIGFAALTLVPVVAALALAFMEWNSYSSPEWVGLDNFRRMVGSETFWTALYNTTYYAVGHIPLTLVAALGFAVLLNRAMRGVRFFRTALFFPYITALVAVAVVWNMLFNPDAGPVNQLLRAIGIDNPPGWTTSTTWAMPAVIITSVWRDMGYYMVLYLAGLQTIPPELYEAARTDGASAWQRFRHITVPSLRPTTFFVLIMLTISSFKVFDLIQVMTEGGPGRATLVLSQLIFREGITQGRFGYSSAIAMVLFVIVLVITVVQFRLQRRGEQ
- a CDS encoding sugar ABC transporter substrate-binding protein, which translates into the protein MNRRITAAAAAAALLLATAGCGGGDEPAVGSDGRQILTVALWNYDSTPEFAALIDGFEAAHPDIDVQPVDILADDYAEKVTTMLAGGDQTDVLTMKNVTDYSRYALRGQLASVADEAAALDESKYLGLQPFDIDGDYFALPYRQDFWVLYYNKAMLADTGADLTNLTWTEYADLAKQLTSGSGQDTVYGTYHHTWRSIIHSTAAAQSGGDLIGGEYGFLKDRYQMVLDLQAAGATMPWATASTQKVQYHTMFSTGQAAMLPMGTWYAARLIEEKKAGSIDVDWGIAPLPQVTEGGPVTTFGSPTAFAVNNKARNADAARTFVAWAAGPEGAAAIASIGVYPAYSDESITETYFGVEGMTNDEVAQAAFQPDEVMLEMPVSEKSSDVDVILTEEHELIMIGERELDAGLAEMGKRVTSEVD
- a CDS encoding hydroxyacid dehydrogenase; this encodes MQPSPQALVVMDRDSYRAHFDGPRLQRLGQLVDLAEPVWVDELDSPSARARLATVEVLLTSWGAPRLTSDRLAAAPALRAVFHAAGSVRSLVSDEVWHRGIRVSTAADANAVPVAEYTLAAIIFAGKKVPFIAADPDRAYRGWSHHHGHGDLSNYRRTIGVVGFSRIGRRVVDLIGCLDTARCLVADPYADPAEVAAAGATLVDLPEMLPHSEILTLHAPELPSTYRMIGAAELALLPDHATVINTARGSLVDPAALAAECRSGRLYAILDVTDPEPLPADAALRAAPNVMVSPHLAGSLGTEIRRLTDHTLDELARWTTAQPLHAEVTAEAFTLHA
- a CDS encoding substrate-binding domain-containing protein, with the translated sequence MPADRMFNLQRRERLLEELRRHGAVRVKDLAPLLGVSELTVRRDIAALAESHLLTKVHGGATLPTQLGPAPRRPRVAPTRFTIGMVVPSLDYYWPQIVTGARSAAASLGVHIQLRGSSYDLAEDRRQISRLIDAQQVQGLLLAPSLDGDGAAEMIRWIGDLPVPTILVERQTPRWTPTRQQLEWVRSDHALGLEIAVRHLHAHGHRRIGLVLSKGSPTSAHLAQGWELACADLGLPADLVIREAVALDAPGHRTIIGDVLRRCRREGVSALIVHGDPDAMSVAQYCAEQGLAIPDQLALVSYDDEVAHLAEPALTAVRPPKHQVGRVAVELMVARLVEGRRRPAQRVLITPDLVIRDSSTPRPAR
- a CDS encoding DUF2264 domain-containing protein — protein: MITEDRRLSPYSGYTRAHWAAAADRMLLALRPYASPDHARIDLPGPASAYGPDSDSLEAFSRSFLLAAIRLRGEAGADPHGLADWYAAGLRAGTDPTAPTAWPRPDRLDQAKVEACSIALGLHLTRPWLWDRLDEATRQRTVDWLATVVGQPYPPINWVWFQIVVETFLRSVGGPWSAQDIESGLAVHESLYRADGWYSDGPERSYDHYVGWALHVYPLLWADQAGDGCPDDLRQLWRSRLSAYVDDALRLVGADGAPLMQGRSLSYRFAAAAPLWVAAMTGATEAPPGQLRRAASGMLRYFHGHGAPDRRGLLTLGWHHEWPAMAQSYSGPGSPYWAAKGMLGLALPADHPVWTATEEPLPVERADLLVAAPTPGWLIAGTRCDGVVRVVNHGTDHSVPGDERADSPLYARLGYSTATMPPLTGETVGDPSDNSVTLVDAGGRRGHRNGFVALDCRVVDGVGQAVSRAATRWVDTADDTGPDHGSGRAGPVRRGPVVTMASVVRGAIEVRLARLDSTDGIDDGTVLEFSGWPVADAVAPSARTGVDPPTCVVAGAAVTSRLVGLAGFTHALVRRERSTSPLGDHVAVPVLRTATPPTVGQVHVAAVLLTGVPTDTAGPLPAVTVTAGPDGDTVAVRWPDGHTSTLLLPAAPR
- a CDS encoding heparinase II/III family protein, whose translation is MAAEPGPAAAATAEPGPLARRWAALEPGLRAAALGRARQAIGVTTGTGRAAWPYADDLTVRAVVAAAEADRGTAWPRLLLSDYARYWRDGVRTAYEQPAGELRRRTATAALAAALHGQPYLDEAADGLLQLCEQSTWCWAAHERFATEAGQVVPDTDRPFLDLGAAETVAVLAWADLILGAALDDLVPGLRQRIRRETRVRVVEPFLGSREWHWLGLDGHLHNWNPWIHGHLLAAALFLVDDPPTRDRVVDLVVDGLDRYLGSLPADGGCDEGYAYWWNGPARLAETLDLLDRVLDGQLAPWRWPPLPQLARYPHRMALGDGWYVNVGDGPARPSAAQPWQVLHRWGRATGDQQVVAHAASHRVPGEPAVTVDAGLGRAVLGLTDPQWTTPPPAVPPLASLPPAASPLPATTWLPDLQLLVSRERAGSPRGLAVAVKGGHNDENHNHNDVGSYLVALDGTPVLVDLGQPTYTAISFTDRRYEQWVTRSEWHNLPVVGGHGQAPGRTFRASSVVVDTDADADALRLDLAAAYPPEAGCRSWRRQVRLDRLLSTVAVTERWRVDDPADLRLHHVVAGAPLTHSAGRLAVRALNGAVAVLGWDPRLGTGELQRQPVDDPLLRESWGDAVHRLVLTLPARPSGSVTVTISGGSA